One genomic region from Longimicrobium sp. encodes:
- a CDS encoding DUF6603 domain-containing protein, with translation MPVTIEGPLADFATALGIMAGGELNAAWFADPGKYAGAMLREPEQRDALLRAANELLERGAPALDDEAGRRWIRVLERDAVTLAVVITGGTGATEIGIGARVQATGPDARVVAYVPLLRVPSSGPVVTAFDPTGGASRILAEAEVVFNPAAPAPGEAALAGLRLSASVGTTGAAPRLDVTLLGLQLPGQDAPADVSLGGDDPEELAGQALRLLLGMLREAASGASSELAEILSLLGISADPHIPPLPVAQLFTDGLPAWRGWLDALLADDAAVGAWLAHLAQLAGNGAAVVGAAAPGLPHRVEWALAGGAKLAAALRVFRTPAGAPAAELGLQASLSTPGTASTPPGALEASATLVRVTLGATPAIAGLPRLEVAGRIGPAQAATPADRLLDVATPVLQVGSLRAGIGMGEDRRAGFVLAAHDVVIGTHPYPVLDLTNPQTLADVAGSAVDDLATAVLDRLGPAGPAVRVLLGLSPPPGAGAWPVALTPLPALLADPVAALLDYHARVLAEHRSGYAAVLEPLRALLAGPGPAVPVTGTGDEDTPWRLELAAGAALVAWTAGTTLELGVVIERSVVDLGGGCPTADLRIVARLASLSLSGGGGHAFPGALARLTFGARGGVPLRIGVPDAAIVADRAGVELRWTPQDGVRAALSAPGLAAVVDGEPVPFALPTLAADGTLAGEVPWRALELLLGHVLGLLGDPWADRLARLSGWAPGGGTAAVRLPLESLVEDPAAALRAWAAALVEAGEVAELARALALAVTGPALPGVSAGTFRGRGDAASPFAVALSGAAAAAARRVEVLLWARSPDGSLLSWAPAGETGGGAAGVAAALQAAAAAGSRALADALLDRGGVAAGLAALAARWADTDGLVRAADAVLPGAAVHEVAGAAHGVLREVDLAALTGVAPGPGAVVALGPLGGDAWPGIDADHVLDLRAPGLVPEAFDMAGPAGEDGPWLVLLPGRADAAAAPGDDGAALQAARLARVVSAVSTRLAGSEPVAVIGYGAAGHAAAAVAGVPGVTHLVTVGTPHGGVGLDVLEQQPVAGALRLLAGLLPPAGPDDALTEDEARGRGLLDALAGPYEAATSPLADLAPPSAAPVVPAGVEAHCVRGRCDAASVSAAVAALGARVLEDAAVAAAGGTPGEAEGAAPLGVGLNVAIDPPASSGELHVTVELALTAQLLSASARPAVRARVGIGRAGGWLAGGPDPARPAGVARHPSLRRAEVEVELGADGAASARLIFHEASALGVSRTRWVVAYGGGGDPLLPEAAVLVGRLAAALGPLPASGTVLELARLLDALGLVEPAGGAVPGALFGLSVDGVRRLLVDPAGLFADAVSPAGAPAVAAALAALLGAPAPAAAAPAVVVAQLDGVTLRADLAARTLRAEAAALATDAGATVAALVELRADGTLAVQGSAAFGAPGGPNGRPVLEVSGPPLQARVRWEGAGGVLGQPVQLAPVPDEAAVARLLVAAVPAYVLWAGITFVRTLQPGAVALIDPVLRALGLLTGTGPATRVVIPLALLDDPAGWLAHALAPGGGGTDLQRLRDVLDAVAVLLGIPQPGPGAWTLPYGLELAADVQAGRAALGLRLDEPVAGTGLRVAGRLGVALGGPGVAATPTAELTLGVLDALALADSGRVTLTVGPAGAEGRLILPSSLDLRLFPDGPGLADAGAAAAAAVTYALPLVLDAVAGLTPPHRAAGVGAALAALGDALALRSGGNFVAAELAALAANPGAELATRLQQALQPALTALAALLQPSLPAGYSLAVVGSDLVFQHTVGVTIELHLTVPTGGSQGVKLTGTVGGIHPFTGATIDGTLKVDPGGLAEARVAFAVDPANGIALGPVTLAPLAMVVIGNNPAGGARVAVGLADTTGSVSGVLHLNPQSFGLEASDGPLPAALARILLPLVMDLVLQIQEVIALLNVHVFDGGGGAGTGPTIRELLDRVAFSSDGLGGFTFDAGILDTDQLLDRLLRLAANVAGQAPALSVPPLTVEISQRPDGTGGADVVYGVALSLRPGERLTLADGNVRLDLEVDASWISGAPADEGIVVELLRVPANGVPTLSFALSVRGVGIRLGKADGPLLDSFVDIDTVALHALATVTPTTGVTAVGGQLELGNLAIPLGSSGGSNRVAAGILRDSASGGQKPEPRFSPALAVQSHGGRAAEFDLRAGPGDGPWWISLQRGFGPVYIEQVGFGVTRQSQTVVAARVVVDGRVSFLGLTIAVDDLSVGARWPRSPGDPPLYKRDAWEVGLAGLGVSAEVSGVSISGALRRSPGELPDYLGMISLRFSVYAITAYGGYAVVSEGGQEYTSLFIFGALNAPLGGPPAFFVTGIGAGVGINRQLLIPQNMAEFPQYPLLKALDRTSPMADPGTALDMLRKYFPSRRGAFWFAAGISFNSFSLVDGIAVIAVAIGDGLDISLLGLARAALPNAAAPLVQVELALVARFSTRDQVLWIQAQLTDNSFLLTRDCRLTGGFAYVMWFGGERKGEFVLTLGGYHPSFRREGYPVVPKLGFVWGVSDALVIKGESYFALTSDALMAGTRFEASLSAGPLWAYLRLGADGIVYFDPFRFQVTAYAELGAGITIEVDLGFLGTISKTFSVHLHADVLLEGPEFRGRATIDLDVASATISFGDWSDHSTPVLGWPAFEAKYVRPGGAAVLTAVPGRGTLPPSPAGNRKAPTGGPADPFLVLPEFVLTLTSTAASSQVNAGGVLPLPGLVLLAIGPMHLGEVTSTLRVSLRAPDGTDLVGRLAPAATLGRFPRGVWAAQPQGEPRPVPTGETVEAVNGVTLTAEANVSVGTVPVDYHRVEVGKRHPLPFLAERGVRHERAADVSAAAQLVALAPAAADDVLQAANAWMTRGANGAAFSPLAAAAWLGGRAAPPQLVPLTFRMAADPPPPVAVPPAPPAPPRPPLDTRAHPPRVQALLTLQAARGETPRARTSVGLAAGAVPGSASVPGPSARLAAAAGPPRIAPPRLAEVTARLDPRLAARLVIAAPPAARAAETVVAAGRVPATARAGGGGEMRRGPGQAPRRADRLEALGRALAEGGADLAGGELAVLAAPNGERDVRTERPSLAIEGDLPVRVVAMDTAGAVTLDATLTRGTVELPPRTDRVALVGGAAGGGAPGWHSGARLAQVGAGTALGAGCTVRTGGISTLRGGVPVSAGLVVAADAVLGYAVVTTRLPAGVNSVAVVLEGGGGAEGARGDALDLGLEGARTAVDAAGAPLPPTTIVAGGRAISVYAIVPDGPGVPVEVTVAAGEHLHLGGVVGGRAGAAALADALARRDAAAVLGTLVDVPAGRAWVRWVPQRTPDVPQSDRPSPPNR, from the coding sequence ATGCCCGTCACGATAGAGGGACCGCTGGCGGACTTCGCCACGGCGCTCGGAATCATGGCTGGCGGGGAGCTCAACGCCGCCTGGTTCGCCGACCCGGGAAAATACGCCGGCGCCATGCTGCGCGAACCCGAACAGCGCGATGCGCTGCTGCGCGCGGCGAACGAGCTGCTGGAGCGGGGCGCGCCGGCGCTGGACGACGAGGCGGGGCGCCGCTGGATCCGGGTGCTGGAGCGGGACGCCGTGACCCTGGCCGTGGTGATCACCGGCGGCACCGGCGCCACGGAAATCGGCATCGGCGCGCGGGTGCAGGCGACCGGGCCCGACGCGCGGGTGGTGGCGTACGTTCCCCTGCTGCGCGTGCCGTCCAGCGGCCCCGTCGTGACCGCGTTCGATCCCACCGGTGGCGCCAGCCGCATCCTCGCGGAGGCGGAGGTCGTCTTCAACCCCGCGGCCCCCGCGCCGGGCGAGGCCGCGCTGGCCGGCCTGCGGCTCTCCGCCAGCGTGGGAACCACGGGCGCCGCTCCGCGCCTGGACGTCACGCTGCTGGGGCTGCAGCTCCCGGGGCAGGACGCGCCAGCGGACGTGAGCCTGGGAGGGGATGATCCGGAGGAGCTCGCCGGCCAGGCGCTCCGCCTGCTGCTGGGGATGCTCCGGGAGGCGGCCTCGGGCGCCTCGAGCGAGCTCGCGGAGATCCTGTCGCTGCTGGGGATCAGCGCCGATCCCCACATTCCACCGCTCCCCGTGGCGCAACTGTTCACCGACGGGCTGCCAGCGTGGCGGGGGTGGCTGGACGCGCTGCTGGCGGACGACGCCGCCGTCGGCGCCTGGCTCGCCCACCTGGCGCAGCTCGCCGGGAACGGCGCGGCGGTCGTGGGGGCCGCCGCGCCGGGGCTGCCGCACCGGGTGGAGTGGGCGCTCGCCGGCGGCGCGAAGCTGGCGGCAGCGCTCCGCGTCTTCCGCACGCCGGCCGGGGCACCGGCCGCCGAGCTGGGGCTGCAGGCCTCGCTCTCGACGCCGGGGACGGCCAGCACGCCGCCGGGGGCGCTGGAGGCCAGTGCCACGCTGGTGCGCGTCACCCTGGGCGCCACGCCCGCCATCGCCGGCCTTCCCCGGCTGGAGGTGGCGGGTCGGATCGGGCCGGCCCAGGCGGCCACCCCGGCCGACCGGCTGCTGGACGTGGCCACCCCCGTGCTGCAGGTGGGCTCGCTGCGGGCGGGGATCGGGATGGGCGAGGACCGCCGCGCGGGGTTCGTCCTGGCCGCGCACGACGTGGTGATCGGCACGCATCCCTACCCCGTGCTGGACCTGACCAACCCGCAGACGCTGGCCGACGTGGCCGGCTCGGCGGTGGACGACCTGGCGACGGCGGTGCTGGACCGGCTGGGGCCGGCCGGCCCCGCCGTGCGCGTGCTGCTGGGCCTTTCTCCGCCGCCGGGCGCGGGGGCCTGGCCCGTGGCGCTCACGCCCCTTCCCGCGCTGCTGGCCGACCCCGTGGCCGCGCTGCTGGACTACCACGCGCGTGTCCTGGCCGAGCACCGTTCCGGCTACGCCGCCGTCCTGGAGCCGCTGCGCGCGCTGCTGGCCGGCCCCGGCCCGGCCGTGCCGGTCACCGGCACGGGCGACGAGGACACCCCCTGGCGGCTGGAGCTGGCGGCGGGCGCCGCGCTGGTGGCGTGGACCGCCGGCACCACGCTGGAGCTGGGGGTGGTCATCGAACGCTCCGTGGTGGACCTGGGCGGCGGATGCCCCACGGCCGACCTGCGGATCGTGGCCCGCCTGGCCAGCCTCTCGCTCTCGGGCGGCGGGGGGCACGCCTTCCCCGGCGCGCTGGCCCGCCTCACCTTCGGCGCGCGCGGCGGGGTGCCGCTGCGCATCGGCGTGCCGGACGCGGCGATCGTCGCCGACCGCGCGGGGGTGGAGCTGCGCTGGACGCCGCAGGACGGAGTGCGCGCCGCGCTGTCTGCGCCGGGGCTGGCCGCGGTGGTGGACGGCGAGCCGGTGCCGTTCGCCCTTCCCACCCTGGCGGCGGACGGCACGCTGGCGGGCGAGGTGCCCTGGCGCGCGCTGGAGCTGCTCTTGGGCCACGTGCTGGGCCTGCTGGGAGACCCCTGGGCCGACCGGCTGGCGCGCCTGTCGGGGTGGGCCCCCGGCGGCGGCACGGCAGCCGTCCGGCTGCCGCTGGAATCGCTGGTGGAGGACCCCGCGGCCGCCCTGCGCGCCTGGGCCGCGGCGCTGGTGGAGGCGGGCGAGGTGGCCGAGCTGGCCCGCGCGCTGGCGCTGGCCGTGACCGGCCCCGCCCTGCCCGGCGTGTCCGCGGGCACCTTCCGCGGCCGGGGCGACGCCGCCTCTCCCTTCGCCGTGGCGCTGTCCGGCGCGGCGGCGGCCGCCGCCCGGCGCGTGGAGGTGCTGCTCTGGGCCCGGTCGCCGGACGGATCCCTCCTCTCCTGGGCCCCGGCGGGGGAAACCGGGGGAGGCGCCGCGGGGGTGGCCGCCGCGCTGCAGGCCGCCGCGGCCGCCGGGAGCCGCGCCCTGGCGGACGCGCTGCTGGACCGGGGCGGCGTGGCGGCCGGGCTCGCCGCCCTGGCCGCCCGCTGGGCCGACACCGACGGGCTGGTGCGCGCCGCCGACGCCGTGCTCCCCGGGGCCGCCGTGCACGAGGTGGCGGGCGCCGCGCACGGGGTGCTCCGCGAGGTGGACCTGGCCGCCCTCACCGGGGTGGCGCCGGGCCCGGGGGCGGTGGTGGCGCTGGGCCCGCTGGGCGGCGACGCCTGGCCGGGGATCGACGCGGACCACGTGCTGGACCTGCGCGCCCCCGGCCTGGTCCCCGAGGCGTTCGACATGGCGGGGCCGGCGGGGGAGGACGGGCCCTGGCTGGTGCTCCTTCCCGGCCGCGCGGACGCCGCGGCGGCGCCCGGCGACGACGGCGCGGCGCTGCAGGCCGCCCGGCTTGCGCGGGTGGTGAGCGCCGTCTCCACGCGCCTGGCGGGAAGCGAGCCCGTCGCCGTGATCGGCTACGGCGCCGCCGGGCACGCCGCGGCGGCCGTGGCGGGGGTGCCGGGGGTCACGCACCTGGTGACGGTGGGGACGCCGCACGGCGGGGTGGGGCTGGACGTGCTGGAGCAGCAGCCGGTCGCCGGCGCGCTGCGGCTGCTGGCCGGGCTGCTGCCCCCCGCCGGCCCCGACGACGCGCTGACGGAGGACGAGGCGCGGGGGCGAGGGCTGCTGGACGCGCTGGCCGGCCCGTACGAGGCCGCCACCAGCCCCCTGGCCGACCTGGCGCCCCCCTCCGCCGCGCCGGTGGTGCCGGCCGGGGTGGAGGCGCACTGCGTCCGCGGGCGCTGCGACGCCGCGTCGGTCTCCGCCGCCGTCGCGGCGCTGGGGGCGCGGGTGCTGGAAGATGCGGCCGTGGCGGCGGCGGGGGGCACGCCGGGGGAGGCGGAGGGCGCCGCGCCGCTGGGGGTGGGGCTGAACGTCGCCATCGATCCCCCCGCGTCCTCCGGAGAGCTGCACGTGACGGTGGAGCTGGCGCTGACGGCGCAGCTGCTCTCGGCGTCGGCGCGGCCGGCGGTGCGGGCGCGGGTGGGGATCGGGCGGGCGGGGGGATGGCTGGCGGGGGGGCCGGACCCGGCGCGGCCGGCCGGGGTCGCGCGCCACCCCTCGCTGCGGCGCGCCGAGGTGGAGGTGGAGCTGGGGGCGGACGGCGCGGCCTCCGCGCGGCTGATCTTCCACGAGGCCAGCGCTCTGGGCGTGTCGCGCACCCGCTGGGTGGTGGCGTACGGCGGCGGGGGCGATCCCCTGCTCCCGGAGGCCGCGGTGCTGGTGGGGCGGCTGGCCGCGGCGCTGGGCCCCCTCCCCGCCTCGGGGACGGTGCTGGAGCTGGCGCGGCTGCTGGACGCGCTGGGGCTGGTGGAGCCGGCGGGCGGCGCGGTGCCCGGCGCGCTCTTCGGCCTGTCCGTGGACGGGGTGCGGCGGCTGCTGGTGGACCCCGCGGGCCTCTTTGCCGACGCCGTGTCGCCCGCGGGCGCGCCGGCGGTGGCGGCGGCGCTGGCGGCGCTCCTGGGCGCACCTGCCCCCGCGGCGGCCGCCCCGGCGGTGGTGGTGGCGCAGCTGGACGGCGTCACCCTGCGCGCGGACCTGGCGGCCCGCACGCTCCGGGCGGAGGCGGCGGCGCTGGCGACGGACGCGGGCGCCACCGTGGCCGCGCTGGTGGAGCTGCGCGCGGACGGTACCCTGGCCGTGCAGGGGTCGGCGGCGTTCGGCGCCCCCGGTGGGCCCAACGGGCGGCCGGTGCTGGAGGTGAGCGGCCCGCCGCTGCAGGCGCGGGTGCGCTGGGAGGGCGCCGGGGGCGTGCTGGGGCAGCCCGTGCAGCTGGCGCCGGTGCCGGACGAGGCCGCGGTCGCCCGGCTGCTGGTGGCGGCGGTCCCCGCGTACGTCCTGTGGGCGGGGATCACCTTCGTGCGCACGCTGCAGCCGGGGGCGGTGGCGCTGATCGACCCCGTGCTGCGGGCGCTGGGCCTGCTGACCGGCACCGGCCCCGCCACGCGGGTGGTGATCCCCCTGGCGCTGCTGGACGACCCGGCGGGGTGGCTGGCGCACGCGCTGGCGCCGGGAGGCGGCGGCACGGATCTCCAGCGGCTGCGCGACGTGCTTGACGCGGTGGCGGTGCTGCTGGGCATCCCGCAGCCCGGGCCGGGCGCGTGGACGCTGCCGTACGGGCTGGAGCTCGCCGCCGACGTCCAGGCGGGGCGGGCGGCCCTGGGGCTCCGCCTGGACGAGCCGGTGGCGGGGACGGGGCTGCGCGTGGCCGGCCGGCTGGGCGTGGCCCTGGGCGGCCCGGGCGTGGCGGCCACCCCCACGGCGGAGCTCACCCTGGGCGTCCTGGATGCCCTGGCGCTGGCCGACTCCGGCCGCGTGACGCTCACCGTGGGCCCGGCGGGGGCGGAAGGGCGGCTGATCCTTCCCTCCAGCCTCGACCTGCGCCTCTTCCCCGACGGGCCGGGGCTGGCGGACGCGGGCGCCGCGGCGGCGGCGGCGGTCACCTACGCGCTGCCGCTGGTGCTGGACGCCGTGGCCGGGCTGACGCCCCCGCACCGCGCGGCCGGGGTGGGCGCGGCGCTGGCGGCGCTGGGGGACGCCCTGGCGCTGCGCAGCGGCGGGAACTTCGTCGCCGCCGAGCTCGCGGCGCTCGCGGCGAATCCGGGCGCCGAGCTGGCGACGCGCCTGCAGCAGGCGCTGCAGCCGGCTCTCACCGCCCTCGCCGCTCTCCTTCAACCCTCACTGCCGGCGGGTTACTCCCTCGCGGTCGTCGGAAGCGATCTGGTCTTCCAGCACACGGTGGGCGTCACCATCGAGCTGCACCTGACGGTGCCGACCGGTGGGAGCCAGGGGGTGAAGCTGACCGGAACCGTGGGCGGGATCCATCCGTTCACCGGCGCCACCATCGACGGCACGCTGAAGGTCGATCCGGGCGGGCTGGCGGAGGCGCGCGTCGCCTTCGCCGTGGACCCGGCGAACGGGATCGCCCTCGGCCCCGTCACCCTGGCGCCGCTGGCCATGGTCGTCATCGGGAACAACCCGGCGGGGGGCGCTCGGGTGGCGGTGGGGCTCGCCGACACCACCGGCAGCGTGAGTGGCGTGCTGCACCTGAACCCGCAGTCGTTCGGCCTGGAAGCCTCGGACGGTCCGTTGCCCGCAGCGCTCGCGCGTATCCTCCTTCCCCTGGTGATGGACCTGGTGCTGCAGATCCAGGAGGTCATCGCCCTGCTGAACGTCCACGTCTTCGACGGGGGCGGCGGCGCGGGGACGGGCCCCACGATCCGCGAGCTCCTGGACCGCGTCGCTTTCTCGAGCGACGGCCTGGGGGGCTTCACCTTCGACGCCGGCATCCTGGACACGGACCAGCTCCTGGATCGGCTGCTGCGGCTGGCCGCCAACGTGGCGGGCCAGGCGCCGGCGCTCTCCGTCCCGCCGCTGACGGTGGAGATCTCCCAGCGCCCCGACGGCACCGGCGGCGCCGATGTCGTCTACGGGGTCGCGCTCTCCCTCCGCCCCGGTGAGCGCCTCACGCTGGCGGACGGCAACGTGAGGCTGGACCTGGAGGTCGACGCCTCGTGGATCAGCGGCGCGCCCGCGGACGAGGGGATCGTGGTGGAGCTGCTGCGCGTCCCCGCGAACGGAGTGCCGACGCTCTCCTTCGCCCTCTCCGTCCGCGGGGTGGGCATCCGCCTGGGGAAGGCCGACGGGCCGTTGCTGGACAGCTTCGTGGACATCGACACGGTGGCGCTGCACGCGCTGGCCACGGTGACCCCCACCACCGGGGTGACGGCCGTGGGCGGCCAGCTGGAGCTGGGAAACCTGGCGATCCCGCTGGGCTCGTCGGGGGGGAGCAACCGGGTGGCCGCGGGAATCCTGCGTGACAGCGCCAGCGGCGGCCAGAAGCCGGAGCCCCGCTTCAGCCCCGCGCTGGCGGTGCAGAGCCATGGCGGGCGCGCCGCGGAGTTCGACCTGCGCGCCGGCCCGGGCGACGGGCCGTGGTGGATCAGCCTGCAGCGCGGGTTCGGGCCCGTCTACATCGAGCAGGTGGGGTTCGGCGTGACCCGCCAAAGCCAGACGGTGGTGGCGGCCCGCGTGGTGGTGGACGGCCGCGTCTCCTTCCTGGGGCTCACCATCGCGGTGGACGACCTGTCCGTCGGCGCGCGCTGGCCGCGGTCGCCGGGAGATCCGCCGCTCTACAAGCGCGACGCCTGGGAGGTGGGGCTGGCGGGGCTGGGCGTGTCGGCCGAGGTCAGCGGGGTGAGCATCTCCGGGGCGCTGCGCCGGTCGCCGGGCGAGCTCCCCGACTACCTGGGGATGATCAGCCTGCGCTTCAGCGTGTACGCCATCACCGCGTACGGCGGCTACGCGGTGGTGTCGGAAGGAGGCCAGGAGTACACCTCGCTCTTCATCTTCGGCGCGCTGAACGCGCCGCTGGGGGGGCCGCCGGCGTTCTTCGTCACGGGGATCGGGGCGGGCGTGGGGATCAACCGCCAGCTGCTGATCCCGCAGAACATGGCCGAGTTCCCCCAGTACCCGCTGCTCAAGGCGCTGGACCGCACCTCGCCCATGGCCGACCCCGGCACGGCGCTCGACATGCTGCGCAAATACTTTCCCTCGCGGCGGGGCGCCTTCTGGTTCGCGGCCGGGATCTCGTTCAACTCGTTCTCGCTGGTGGACGGCATCGCGGTGATCGCGGTGGCCATCGGCGACGGGCTGGACATCAGCCTGCTGGGGCTGGCCCGCGCGGCGCTCCCCAACGCCGCGGCGCCGCTGGTGCAGGTGGAGCTGGCGCTGGTGGCGCGCTTCTCCACCCGCGACCAGGTGCTGTGGATCCAGGCGCAGCTCACCGACAACTCGTTCCTCCTTACCCGCGACTGCCGGCTGACGGGCGGGTTCGCCTACGTGATGTGGTTCGGCGGCGAGCGCAAGGGCGAGTTCGTGCTCACGCTGGGCGGCTACCACCCCTCGTTCCGCCGCGAAGGATATCCGGTGGTCCCCAAGCTGGGCTTCGTGTGGGGGGTGAGCGACGCGCTGGTGATCAAGGGGGAGAGCTACTTCGCGCTCACCTCCGACGCGCTGATGGCGGGCACCCGCTTCGAGGCGTCGCTCTCCGCGGGCCCGCTGTGGGCGTACCTGCGGCTGGGGGCGGACGGCATCGTCTACTTCGACCCCTTCCGCTTCCAGGTGACGGCGTACGCCGAGCTGGGGGCGGGGATCACCATCGAAGTCGACCTGGGGTTCCTGGGCACCATCAGCAAGACCTTCTCGGTGCACCTGCACGCCGACGTGCTGCTGGAGGGCCCCGAGTTCCGCGGCCGCGCCACCATCGACCTGGACGTGGCCAGCGCCACCATCTCCTTCGGCGACTGGTCCGACCACTCCACCCCGGTGCTGGGGTGGCCCGCCTTCGAGGCCAAGTACGTGCGCCCGGGCGGCGCGGCGGTGCTCACGGCCGTCCCCGGGCGCGGCACCCTGCCGCCCAGCCCCGCCGGCAACCGCAAGGCGCCCACCGGCGGGCCCGCGGACCCGTTCCTGGTGCTCCCCGAGTTCGTGCTGACCCTCACCTCGACGGCGGCCAGCTCCCAGGTGAACGCGGGCGGCGTGCTCCCCCTCCCCGGCCTCGTGCTGCTTGCCATCGGGCCCATGCACCTGGGCGAGGTGACCTCCACCCTCAGGGTGTCGCTGCGCGCGCCGGACGGTACCGACCTGGTGGGGCGGCTGGCGCCCGCCGCCACGCTGGGGCGGTTCCCCCGCGGGGTGTGGGCCGCGCAGCCGCAGGGCGAGCCCCGCCCCGTGCCCACCGGCGAGACGGTGGAGGCGGTGAACGGCGTCACGCTGACGGCGGAAGCCAACGTGTCGGTGGGGACGGTGCCGGTGGACTACCACCGGGTGGAGGTGGGGAAGCGCCACCCGCTCCCCTTCCTGGCCGAGCGCGGCGTGCGCCACGAGCGCGCGGCGGACGTGAGCGCGGCGGCCCAGCTCGTGGCGCTGGCCCCCGCCGCGGCGGACGACGTGCTGCAGGCGGCGAACGCGTGGATGACGCGGGGAGCCAACGGCGCCGCGTTCTCCCCGCTGGCGGCCGCGGCCTGGCTGGGGGGCCGCGCCGCCCCGCCCCAGCTGGTGCCGCTCACCTTCCGCATGGCGGCCGACCCGCCGCCGCCGGTGGCGGTCCCCCCCGCCCCGCCCGCGCCCCCGCGCCCGCCGCTGGACACCCGCGCCCACCCGCCGCGCGTGCAGGCGCTGCTCACGCTGCAGGCCGCGCGGGGCGAGACGCCGCGCGCGCGCACCTCGGTGGGGCTGGCGGCGGGCGCCGTCCCCGGATCGGCGTCCGTTCCGGGACCGTCCGCCAGGCTCGCGGCGGCCGCCGGGCCCCCGCGCATCGCGCCGCCGCGGCTGGCGGAGGTGACGGCCCGGCTGGACCCGCGCCTTGCCGCGCGGCTGGTGATCGCCGCGCCGCCGGCGGCGCGCGCGGCCGAGACCGTGGTCGCGGCCGGCCGCGTGCCCGCCACGGCCCGGGCCGGGGGCGGGGGCGAGATGCGCCGCGGCCCCGGCCAGGCGCCCCGCCGCGCGGACCGCCTGGAGGCGCTGGGCAGGGCGCTGGCGGAGGGCGGGGCGGACCTGGCCGGCGGCGAGCTGGCCGTGCTCGCCGCCCCCAACGGCGAGCGCGACGTCCGGACCGAACGCCCGTCGCTGGCGATCGAGGGCGACCTCCCCGTGCGTGTGGTGGCGATGGACACCGCGGGCGCGGTGACGCTGGACGCGACGCTGACGCGCGGGACCGTGGAGCTCCCCCCGCGCACGGACCGGGTGGCGCTGGTGGGCGGCGCGGCCGGGGGCGGGGCCCCCGGCTGGCACTCCGGCGCCCGGCTGGCCCAGGTGGGCGCGGGGACGGCGCTCGGCGCCGGCTGCACCGTGCGCACCGGGGGGATCTCCACCCTGCGTGGCGGCGTCCCCGTCTCCGCGGGGCTGGTGGTGGCCGCGGACGCCGTCCTCGGCTACGCGGTGGTGACCACGCGCCTCCCCGCGGGAGTGAACTCCGTCGCCGTCGTCCTCGAGGGCGGCGGCGGCGCCGAAGGCGCGCGGGGCGACGCGCTCGACCTGGGGCTGGAGGGCGCCCGGACGGCCGTGGACGCGGCCGGCGCGCCGCTGCCGCCCACGACCATCGTGGCCGGCGGCCGGGCCATCAGCGTCTACGCCATCGTCCCCGACGGCCCGGGGGTGCCCGTGGAGGTGACGGTGGCGGCGGGCGAGCACCTGCACCTGGGCGGCGTGGTCGGCGGGCGCGCCGGCGCCGCGGCGCTGGCCGACGCCCTGGCCCGCCGCGACGCGGCCGCCGTGCTCGGCACGCTGGTGGACGTTCCCGCCGGGCGGGCCTGGGTGCGCTGGGTCCCGCAGCGAACGCCGGACGTCCCGCAGTCCGATCGTCCTTCTCCTCCCAACCGGTGA